One candidate division KSB1 bacterium DNA segment encodes these proteins:
- a CDS encoding glutamine synthetase III: MTTVPKRRDALPSLESSPVANGTAYVSSPLEIYGQNVFSLTTMRQMLPKQVYQHMLEIIEKGVPLDPATADVVAAAMKDWALSRGATHYSHWFHPLTGLTAEKHSAFLQPTRDGSVITEFTGENLLQGEPDASSFPSGGLRATFEARGYTGWDPTSNAFLMEGTLGKTLCIPSVFLGFGGHALDKKAPLLRSIDAISRAALRVLRLFGNRTASRVITTLGCEQEYFLIDRRYFLQRPDLITAGRTLFGARPAKGQEMEDHYFGAIKQRVLAYMEDLERELYKLGIPVTTRHNEVAPSQFELAPVFERANVATDHNMLVMSEMKRVAHKHGFECLLHEKPFAGINGSGKHNNWSMADDLGVNLLDPGRTPQENAQFLVFLTAVIRAVHSHADLLRASVATPANDHRLGANEAPPAIMSIYLGDVLTEVVESLIHGEPMSRREQQFLDIGVSTLPPLPMHDSDRNRTSPFAYTGSKFEFRAVGSGQNVARPNMVLNTIVAESLDAIAGQLEQALGQGKPLNEAVRAVVRAELTAHAAVVFNGDNYSAEWHAEAERRGLPNLKSCIEAIPVFVAPRTLELFGKVKVLSEDELRSRCRIMLENYVKTISIEAALTADLGRTSILPAALEYQQRMAASVQAMEHVVATPAKPQHHALKTLTAAIDRLLIALENQEDARKSAESNHGDELAHAAAYRNQVLPAMAETRAAGDALELLVDDRLWPLPKYRELLFSA; the protein is encoded by the coding sequence ATGACCACAGTCCCTAAACGTCGCGACGCACTGCCGAGCCTCGAGAGTTCCCCGGTTGCCAACGGAACGGCCTACGTGTCGTCTCCGCTCGAGATTTACGGGCAGAACGTATTCTCACTCACGACCATGCGTCAGATGCTGCCGAAGCAGGTATATCAGCACATGCTCGAGATTATCGAGAAGGGGGTGCCGCTGGATCCCGCGACGGCGGACGTTGTGGCCGCGGCGATGAAAGACTGGGCGCTCAGCCGCGGCGCCACGCATTACAGCCACTGGTTCCATCCGCTAACCGGACTCACGGCCGAGAAGCACTCGGCGTTTCTGCAGCCCACTCGGGACGGCAGTGTGATCACGGAGTTCACGGGCGAGAACTTGTTACAGGGCGAGCCTGATGCGTCGTCGTTTCCGTCCGGCGGTTTGCGCGCGACCTTTGAGGCGCGCGGCTATACCGGGTGGGACCCGACGAGCAATGCGTTTCTGATGGAAGGCACGCTGGGCAAGACGCTGTGCATTCCGAGCGTCTTTCTCGGATTCGGCGGTCATGCGCTCGACAAGAAGGCTCCGTTGTTGCGATCGATCGACGCGATCAGTCGCGCCGCGCTGCGCGTGTTGCGGCTGTTCGGAAACCGCACGGCCTCCCGTGTCATCACGACTCTGGGCTGCGAGCAGGAGTACTTCCTGATCGATCGCCGTTACTTCTTGCAGCGCCCCGATCTGATCACGGCCGGTCGCACGCTGTTCGGGGCCCGGCCGGCCAAAGGTCAGGAGATGGAGGACCACTATTTTGGAGCGATCAAACAGCGCGTGCTGGCGTACATGGAAGATCTTGAGCGCGAGCTTTACAAGCTGGGGATTCCGGTCACGACCCGGCACAACGAAGTGGCGCCGTCGCAGTTTGAACTGGCGCCGGTCTTCGAGCGCGCCAACGTGGCTACGGATCACAACATGCTGGTGATGTCGGAGATGAAGCGCGTCGCGCACAAGCACGGATTTGAATGCTTGCTTCACGAAAAGCCGTTTGCCGGCATCAACGGCAGCGGCAAGCACAACAACTGGTCGATGGCCGACGATCTGGGCGTGAATTTGCTGGACCCGGGCCGTACGCCGCAGGAGAACGCGCAATTCCTTGTCTTCCTCACGGCGGTCATTCGCGCGGTGCATTCCCACGCCGATCTGTTGCGCGCTTCGGTGGCGACCCCGGCCAACGATCACCGGCTGGGCGCCAACGAAGCGCCGCCCGCGATCATGTCGATCTATCTCGGCGACGTGCTCACCGAGGTAGTCGAGTCGCTCATCCATGGGGAGCCGATGAGCCGGCGCGAGCAGCAGTTCCTCGATATCGGCGTTTCCACGCTGCCGCCGCTGCCGATGCATGACTCCGACCGCAATCGTACGTCGCCCTTTGCCTATACCGGTTCCAAATTCGAGTTCCGCGCGGTGGGTTCGGGTCAAAATGTCGCGCGGCCGAACATGGTGCTGAATACGATTGTGGCGGAATCGCTGGACGCGATTGCCGGGCAGTTGGAGCAGGCGCTCGGCCAGGGCAAGCCGTTGAATGAGGCCGTCCGCGCGGTGGTCCGCGCGGAGCTCACGGCACACGCCGCCGTCGTCTTCAACGGTGATAACTACTCGGCGGAGTGGCACGCGGAGGCGGAACGACGGGGTCTGCCGAATTTGAAATCTTGTATCGAAGCGATCCCCGTCTTTGTAGCGCCGCGGACCCTTGAGCTGTTCGGGAAGGTGAAAGTGCTTTCCGAGGACGAGCTGCGCAGTCGCTGCCGCATCATGTTGGAAAACTATGTCAAGACGATCAGTATCGAGGCAGCGCTGACGGCCGACCTGGGTCGGACTTCCATCTTGCCGGCCGCCCTGGAGTACCAGCAGCGCATGGCCGCTTCCGTGCAGGCCATGGAGCATGTCGTGGCGACCCCCGCCAAGCCCCAGCATCATGCCCTCAAGACTCTGACGGCGGCCATTGACCGGCTGCTCATCGCGCTGGAGAACCAAGAGGACGCTCGGAAGTCCGCCGAATCGAACCATGGCGACGAGCTTGCGCACGCCGCCGCATACCGCAACCAGGTATTGCCCGCCATGGCTGAAACCCGTGCCGCCGGGGACGCCCTCGAGTTGCTGGTCGATGATCGCCTCTGGCCGCTCCCGAAGTACCGTGAATTGTTGTTCTCTGCGTAA
- a CDS encoding DinB family protein: MDSSIRTILWQQFGAAIDMLENAIRACPAELWGRRSLVPEYWYTAYHTLFWLDYYLSESPATFAPPPPFNLDEMDPAGLLPDRVYTQAELLNYLAYGRGKCRARIASLTEETVQHRFRAGRKDFNVVEILLYNMRHVQHHAGQLNLLLRQNIDDAPRWVSQAGA, from the coding sequence ATGGACTCATCGATCCGCACCATCCTCTGGCAGCAATTCGGCGCGGCCATCGACATGCTTGAAAATGCGATCCGCGCCTGTCCCGCGGAGCTTTGGGGCAGGCGGTCGCTGGTCCCTGAATATTGGTACACGGCGTACCATACGCTGTTCTGGCTCGATTATTATCTTTCGGAGTCGCCCGCGACCTTCGCACCGCCGCCGCCGTTCAATCTCGACGAGATGGACCCCGCCGGGCTGCTTCCCGATCGCGTCTATACTCAGGCCGAGCTATTGAACTACCTCGCTTACGGCCGTGGGAAATGCCGTGCCCGGATCGCATCGCTCACGGAGGAGACCGTCCAGCATCGGTTTCGCGCGGGCCGGAAGGATTTCAATGTCGTCGAAATCCTGCTCTACAACATGCGCCACGTCCAGCACCACGCGGGGCAATTGAACCTGCTGCTGCGGCAAAATATCGACGATGCTCCGCGCTGGGTCAGCCAAGCCGGCGCTTAA